The Skermanella pratensis genome has a window encoding:
- a CDS encoding PAS domain-containing protein: protein MSIAQTVTAQLERFYSEPSVANPVAAAGICDGFSWNLSSYYPGDQRLWCMYELWLSHQQAHDHLPVWSLDIVPELGPWLPDMFEVKFTDAGACLSRFGAGLVRTLGVDLSGRQLGGGLLGPGSERLESDCQKVRATGQVIWSDDELRRRGAAPVVCERLLLPFADAEGRVSRIVGSLFLQGFGLAPGWLGTITRFITVRSTMLD from the coding sequence ATGTCCATTGCGCAAACTGTCACGGCTCAGTTGGAGCGGTTCTACAGCGAACCTTCCGTCGCCAACCCCGTGGCGGCCGCCGGGATCTGCGACGGCTTCTCCTGGAACCTGAGCAGCTACTATCCGGGCGACCAGCGCCTCTGGTGCATGTACGAGCTTTGGCTGAGCCACCAGCAGGCGCACGATCACCTGCCGGTCTGGTCCCTCGACATCGTGCCGGAGCTGGGTCCCTGGCTGCCCGACATGTTCGAGGTCAAGTTCACCGATGCCGGAGCCTGCCTCAGCCGCTTCGGAGCCGGCCTGGTCCGGACCCTCGGGGTGGATCTGTCCGGCCGCCAGCTCGGCGGCGGCCTCCTGGGACCGGGCAGCGAACGTCTCGAGAGCGATTGCCAGAAGGTCCGCGCGACCGGCCAGGTCATCTGGTCCGACGACGAGTTGCGCCGGCGGGGTGCCGCGCCGGTGGTCTGCGAACGGCTGCTGCTTCCCTTCGCGGACGCCGAGGGCCGGGTCTCGCGGATTGTCGGCTCCCTGTTCCTTCAGGGGTTCGGCCTCGCCCCCGGCTGGCTGGGCACCATCACCCGATTCATCACCGTCAGGAGCACCATGCTGGACTGA
- a CDS encoding HNH endonuclease, producing MVTKEKEAGAICPLCGRPLVPGPSVNLHHLVPRTYKGTETVALHRICHAKIHTVLSEKELRDQYHTVDRLREHPEIARFVRWVARKPPTFMAKHRAGRR from the coding sequence GTGGTAACGAAGGAAAAGGAGGCCGGGGCGATCTGTCCGCTCTGCGGCCGTCCGCTGGTGCCCGGACCCAGCGTGAACCTTCACCATCTGGTGCCGCGGACCTACAAGGGGACGGAGACGGTAGCCCTTCACAGGATCTGCCATGCCAAGATCCACACGGTGCTGAGCGAGAAGGAACTGCGCGACCAGTACCACACGGTGGATCGGCTGCGGGAGCATCCGGAAATCGCCCGCTTCGTCCGCTGGGTCGCCCGCAAGCCGCCGACCTTCATGGCGAAGCACCGGGCCGGGCGCCGCTGA
- a CDS encoding 3-hydroxybutyrate dehydrogenase, translated as MLKGKTAVVTGSTSGIGLGIAEALAAKGADVMLNGFGDADAIATLTKGIADRFGVKVGYDGADMSKPDQIKGLIDHATGELGKVDILVNNAGIQFTAPVEEFPAERWEAVIAINLSAVFYGAHYALPQMKQRGWGRIINIASAHGLVASVNKSAYVAAKHGVIGLSKVIALENAETGITSNSICPGWVLTPLVQKQIDALAERKGLSGEEAARDLLGEKQPSKRFVTPEQLGELAVFLCSDAAGNMTGAALSMDGGWTAQ; from the coding sequence ATGCTTAAAGGCAAGACCGCCGTCGTCACCGGCTCCACCAGCGGCATCGGCCTCGGCATCGCCGAGGCTCTGGCGGCCAAGGGGGCCGACGTGATGCTGAACGGCTTCGGCGACGCCGACGCCATCGCCACCCTGACGAAGGGCATCGCCGACCGGTTCGGCGTCAAGGTCGGCTATGACGGCGCCGACATGAGCAAGCCCGACCAGATCAAGGGGCTGATCGACCACGCCACCGGCGAGCTCGGCAAGGTCGACATCCTGGTCAACAACGCCGGCATCCAGTTCACCGCCCCGGTCGAGGAGTTCCCGGCCGAACGCTGGGAAGCGGTCATCGCGATCAACCTGTCCGCGGTCTTCTACGGTGCCCATTACGCCCTGCCGCAGATGAAGCAGCGCGGCTGGGGCCGGATCATCAACATCGCGTCGGCCCACGGTCTCGTCGCCAGCGTCAACAAGTCGGCCTATGTCGCCGCCAAGCACGGCGTCATCGGCCTCAGCAAGGTGATCGCGCTGGAGAACGCGGAGACCGGCATCACCTCCAACTCGATCTGCCCGGGCTGGGTGCTGACGCCGCTCGTGCAGAAGCAGATCGACGCCCTGGCCGAACGCAAGGGCCTGAGCGGCGAGGAAGCGGCACGCGACCTGCTGGGAGAGAAGCAGCCGTCCAAGCGGTTCGTGACCCCGGAGCAACTGGGAGAGCTCGCGGTGTTCCTGTGTTCCGACGCCGCCGGCAACATGACCGGCGCCGCCCTGTCGATGGACGGCGGATGGACGGCGCAATAG